Proteins from one Triplophysa dalaica isolate WHDGS20190420 chromosome 6, ASM1584641v1, whole genome shotgun sequence genomic window:
- the pglyrp2 gene encoding N-acetylmuramoyl-L-alanine amidase yields MIPGALWIITLSGICLCIQSKVTAVHLMTMENFVAAFQRLEDLNPTLTPLDLLASLLSTVSQRDNMTCSIIGSSDNTTDVHYTDSNNTFITENLSGNINLCWFFNQAIHHFITDDREERGIVLTPDGTTVALSPLLLGVEMGLQATKDVTQPHGIYLLPLAKTLGLSFLQFQNSTPPERLGPDGCWDNISSPVVFTLSEEPSLATDAVVHGGMDGAIIGRHLSVVNDSEVKLSEVLSSYYSDGIELDHGVSHLKGRYRRQNFQDITNASLLQKKVADALNSNRRRENAAEESLIEEGMREFALRYMDCPTIIPRCVWGAAPPRVPLSSLSPPLQFLYIHHTSTPSKPCLNLQKCSQNMREMQRFHQKDRGWYDIGYSFVIGSDGYVYEGRGWMSQGAHTRGRNLVGYGVAFIGDYTSQLPSRYTMELVRHHLVKCGVSKGFLQKNFTMLGHRQVVNTSCPGDSLYSEIKTWKQYKDTDPLKYQRGEPV; encoded by the exons ATGATACCAGGAGCACTATGGATTATTACCTTATCTGGGATATGCTTATGCATTCAGAGCAAGG TCACAGCAGTTCATCTGATGACTATGGAGAACTTTGTAGCTGCTTTTCAGCGCTTGGAAGATTTAAACCCAACTCTGACCCCATTGGATTTGTTGGCGAGTTTACTGTCGACTGTTAGCCAACGTGATAATATGACATGCAGTATTATAGGATCATCGGACAATACCACTGATGTCCACTATACAGATTCTAACAACACTTTTATCACAGAGAACCTGAGTGGGAACATAAATCTCTGTTGGTTCTTCAACCAAGCCATTCATCATTTCATAACAGATGATCGTGAGGAAAGAGGAATCGTTCTGACGCCTGATGGCACGACTGTTGCTCTTTCCCCCCTTCTTTTGGGTGTTGAAATGGGCTTGCAAGCTACAAAGGATGTTACCCAACCTCATGGCATCTACCTGCTCCCCCTGGCCAAAACCCTTGGCCTGTCGTTCCTTCAGTTTCAAAATTCAACACCACCTGAGCGGCTTGGTCCGGACGGTTGTTGGGACAACATATCCAGCCCTGTGGTTTTCACTCTTTCAGAAGAGCCTTCTTTAGCCACCGATGCTGTGGTCCATGGCGGAATGGATGGCGCTATAATTGGGAGACACCTTTCTGTTGTTAATGATTCTGAAGTCAAATTAAGTGAAGTGCTTAGCAGCTACTACTCAGACGGCATCGAGTTAGACCATGGAGTTAGTCACCTGAAGGGGCGCTATCGCAGACAAAATTTTCAAGACATCACAAATGCATCATTGCTTCAGAAAAAGGTAGCGGATGCATTAAACAGTAATCGACGGCGAGAAAACGCTGCGGAGGAGAGTCTTATAGAAGAAGGAATGAGAGAATTTGCCCTGCGATACATGG actGTCCTACCATCATTCCAAGATGTGTATGGGGAGCTGCGCCGCCTCGTGTTCCTCTTTCTTCCCTGTCTCCACCCCTGCAGTTCCTGTATATTCACCATACATCCACTCCCAGCAAACCCTGCCTCAACCTTCAGAAGTGTTCTCAAAATATGAGGGAGATGCAACGATTCCATCAGAAAGATCGAGGGTGGTATGACATCGGTTACAG TTTTGTGATTGGCTCCGATGGCTACGTCTACGAAGGTCGAGGTTGGATGTCACAAGGAGCTCATACCAGAGGACGTAATCTTGTTGGGTACGGCGTTGCTTTCATCGGCGACTACACCAGCCAGTTACCCTCACGCTACACCATGGAGCTGGTGCGCCATCATCTGGTCAAATGTGGAGTGAGCAAGGGATTTCTACAGAAGAATTTTACCATGCTAGGACACAGACAAGTTGTAAATACAAGTTGCCCTGGAGACTCCCTGTACTCTGAGATTAAGACCTGGAAACAGTACAAA GATACGGATCCTTTAAAGTACCAAAGAGGTGAACCAGTGTGA